In a genomic window of Variovorax paradoxus:
- a CDS encoding M14 family metallopeptidase, protein MIGIGEAFAPRYAQARQKFLQACLSAGLTVEPHLLPMRGRDGEELSCDVAFDGAPDADRLLILSSGCHGVEGHCGSGVQVFALHDAEWREKARSAGVAVLYVHALNPHGFSFGRRVTQENVDLNRNFVDFTQPLPVNAAYAELHALLVPDTWPPTAENQAAVNAWIEKNGIGAYQTAVSGGQYQFEDGLFFGGKAPTWSHRMIRAVLRRHTRRTRRLAWIDLHTGLGPNGIGERIFACRDDKSAYERANAWWGNGAGQADAAPVTSIYDGSSTSALLRGLMWDAVYDECPQAEYTGIAMEYGTVPVLDVLTALRGDHWLHRHPEAPADLSDAIRRRTLEAFYTDTDAWRGQIVSQARQAMFQAADGLSAR, encoded by the coding sequence ATGATCGGCATCGGCGAGGCTTTCGCGCCGCGCTATGCGCAGGCGCGCCAGAAATTCCTGCAGGCCTGCCTGAGCGCGGGCCTCACCGTGGAACCCCACCTGCTGCCGATGCGCGGACGCGACGGCGAGGAACTCTCGTGCGACGTGGCCTTCGACGGCGCGCCCGACGCCGACCGGCTGCTGATCCTCAGCAGCGGCTGCCACGGCGTGGAAGGCCACTGCGGCAGCGGCGTGCAGGTGTTCGCGCTGCACGACGCCGAATGGCGCGAGAAGGCGCGCTCGGCCGGCGTGGCGGTGCTCTACGTGCATGCGCTCAATCCGCACGGCTTCTCGTTCGGCCGCCGCGTGACGCAGGAGAACGTCGACCTGAACCGCAACTTCGTCGACTTCACGCAGCCGCTGCCGGTCAATGCCGCCTATGCCGAGCTGCATGCGCTGCTGGTGCCCGACACCTGGCCGCCCACGGCCGAGAACCAGGCCGCGGTCAATGCCTGGATCGAGAAGAACGGCATCGGTGCCTACCAGACCGCGGTGAGCGGCGGCCAGTACCAGTTCGAGGACGGCCTGTTCTTCGGCGGCAAGGCGCCGACCTGGAGCCACCGGATGATCCGCGCCGTGCTGCGCCGCCACACGCGGCGCACGCGCCGGCTGGCCTGGATCGACCTGCACACCGGCCTGGGCCCGAACGGCATCGGCGAGCGCATCTTCGCCTGCCGCGACGACAAGAGCGCCTACGAGCGCGCCAACGCCTGGTGGGGCAACGGCGCCGGCCAGGCCGACGCGGCGCCCGTCACCTCGATCTACGACGGCTCGTCGACCTCGGCGCTGCTGCGCGGCCTGATGTGGGATGCCGTCTACGACGAATGCCCGCAGGCCGAGTACACCGGCATCGCGATGGAGTACGGCACCGTGCCGGTGCTCGACGTGCTGACCGCGCTGCGCGGCGACCACTGGCTGCATCGCCATCCCGAGGCGCCGGCCGACCTGTCGGACGCGATCCGCCGGCGCACGCTCGAGGCCTTCTACACCGACACCGATGCCTGGCGCGGCCAGATCGTGAGCCAGGCGCGGCAGGCCATGTTCCAGGCCGCCGACGGGCTCAGCGCGCGCTGA
- a CDS encoding FGGY-family carbohydrate kinase yields the protein MKYVIGVDIGTQSTKCLLVGVDGRVRAQAGVAYQPETPKPLWAQQDCAVWFDAVCESVRACVAKSGVAPGDIAAMCVSSLYGGAGIPVDEAMQPLHPCLIWMDRRATAQVDAVNATVDVEKLQAITGNGVDSYYGYTKMLWIREHRPEVWAKTRWFLPPNSYVNWRLTGELAVDHSSAGNIGGVYDAARRGWSHEALGMLGIPARMMPPRLVESSDVVGGLKAEWAAQLGLAEGMPLMGGGVDAAVATFCAGVTGSGDHVAMIGTSMCWGFVSPGVDARHRLIGMPHVYRGADRSYVFGGAIAAGAAVTWFRDTFCQAELAEAARTGEDAHALIERQAVDVPPGAQGLVFLPYLMGERSPIWDAQAKGAFIGLSLAHGRAHLYRAVLEGVSFALQHNIEAGRRSGQPLDPRLIVVGGAAHSDLWMQIVADITGYPVFTIEEEVEAALGAAMLAALGAGLVDAATAERGWVTLVERARPEPEAQAVYRERFEIYKSLYPALRDAMHRLQ from the coding sequence ATGAAGTACGTGATCGGCGTCGACATCGGCACGCAGAGCACCAAGTGCCTGCTGGTCGGCGTCGACGGGCGCGTGCGCGCGCAGGCCGGCGTGGCCTACCAGCCCGAGACGCCGAAGCCGCTGTGGGCGCAGCAGGACTGTGCCGTGTGGTTCGACGCCGTGTGCGAGAGCGTGCGCGCCTGCGTCGCGAAGAGCGGCGTCGCGCCCGGCGACATCGCCGCGATGTGCGTGAGCAGCCTCTATGGCGGCGCCGGCATCCCGGTCGACGAGGCCATGCAGCCGCTGCATCCCTGCCTGATCTGGATGGACCGCCGCGCCACCGCGCAGGTCGATGCGGTGAACGCGACCGTCGACGTCGAGAAGCTGCAGGCGATCACGGGCAACGGCGTGGACAGCTACTACGGCTACACCAAGATGCTGTGGATCCGCGAGCACCGGCCCGAGGTGTGGGCGAAGACGCGCTGGTTCCTGCCGCCCAACAGCTACGTCAACTGGCGCCTGACCGGCGAGCTCGCGGTCGACCACAGCTCGGCCGGCAACATCGGCGGCGTGTACGACGCGGCGCGGCGCGGCTGGTCCCATGAAGCGCTCGGCATGCTGGGCATTCCGGCGCGCATGATGCCGCCGCGGCTGGTCGAATCGAGTGACGTGGTCGGCGGCCTGAAGGCCGAATGGGCCGCGCAGCTCGGCCTCGCCGAAGGCATGCCCCTGATGGGCGGCGGCGTGGATGCCGCGGTGGCCACCTTCTGCGCGGGCGTGACCGGCAGCGGCGACCATGTCGCGATGATCGGCACCAGCATGTGCTGGGGCTTCGTGAGCCCGGGCGTGGACGCGCGCCACCGGCTCATCGGCATGCCGCATGTGTACCGCGGCGCGGACCGCAGCTACGTGTTCGGCGGCGCCATTGCCGCGGGCGCGGCCGTCACCTGGTTTCGCGACACCTTCTGCCAGGCCGAGCTGGCCGAGGCCGCGCGCACCGGCGAGGACGCGCATGCGCTGATCGAGCGCCAGGCCGTCGACGTGCCGCCCGGCGCGCAGGGCCTGGTGTTCCTGCCCTACCTGATGGGCGAGCGCAGCCCGATCTGGGACGCGCAGGCCAAGGGCGCCTTCATCGGCCTCTCGCTCGCGCACGGCCGTGCCCATCTCTACCGCGCCGTGCTCGAGGGCGTGAGCTTCGCGCTGCAGCACAACATCGAGGCCGGACGCCGCAGCGGCCAGCCGCTGGACCCGCGCCTGATCGTGGTCGGCGGCGCGGCCCATTCCGACCTCTGGATGCAGATCGTGGCCGACATCACCGGCTATCCCGTGTTCACCATCGAGGAGGAAGTCGAGGCTGCCCTCGGCGCGGCAATGCTCGCGGCGCTGGGCGCGGGCCTGGTCGATGCGGCGACGGCCGAACGCGGCTGGGTCACGCTGGTGGAACGCGCAAGGCCCGAGCCCGAGGCTCAGGCCGTCTACCGCGAGCGCTTCGAGATCTACAAGTCGCTCTACCCGGCATTGCGCGATGCAATGCACCGCCTCCAATGA
- a CDS encoding polyhydroxyalkanoic acid system family protein → MPDIHIERQHTLGIARARQVARKWVRQAEQEFGLDCVYTEGEERDVATFTRAGIDGTVEVTAQTFTFDATLGFLFSSFSEMIEQKISRNLDALLGPAEGGNRFA, encoded by the coding sequence GTGCCTGACATCCATATCGAACGCCAACACACCCTGGGCATCGCCCGCGCACGCCAGGTGGCACGCAAGTGGGTGCGGCAGGCCGAGCAGGAGTTCGGGCTCGACTGCGTCTACACCGAGGGCGAGGAGCGCGACGTGGCGACCTTCACGCGCGCCGGCATCGACGGCACGGTCGAGGTGACGGCCCAGACCTTCACCTTCGACGCGACGCTCGGCTTCCTCTTCAGCAGCTTCAGCGAAATGATCGAGCAGAAGATCAGCCGCAACCTCGATGCATTGCTGGGGCCGGCCGAGGGCGGCAACCGCTTCGCCTGA
- a CDS encoding aminopeptidase has product MKAASVAVLAGALLLGGCADLRYYWQSASGHIGIMRAAKPVPEWLADPAVPAALKTKLELTQRIRRFASAELGLPDNPSYTAYADLHRAAAVWNVVAAPPYSLTLKSWCFPVAGCVGYRGYYSEEAAKAEAEAQKRQDLEVSVYPVPAYSTLGWMNWAGGDPLLSTFIGYPEGELARLVFHELAHQVLYVAGDTVFNESYATAVERIGGALWLQREAGEPARREYAQFDAQRQQFRALALDTRRALTRVYESPEAKAEDWKAVAAMKQAAMDDFRARYAALREGWPGPRQHAYDGWVARANNAAFGAQGAYDDLVPNFEALFEREGRSWPRFYTEVRRIGRLPTMEERRQALATASGIQQTRRGRGHDNNGEHDGA; this is encoded by the coding sequence GTGAAGGCCGCCTCGGTCGCGGTGCTGGCCGGTGCGCTGCTGCTCGGCGGCTGCGCCGACCTGCGCTACTACTGGCAGTCGGCCAGCGGTCACATCGGGATCATGCGCGCGGCCAAGCCGGTGCCCGAGTGGCTGGCCGACCCGGCGGTGCCGGCGGCGCTCAAGACCAAGCTCGAGCTCACGCAGCGCATCCGCCGCTTCGCGAGCGCCGAGCTGGGCCTGCCCGACAACCCCAGCTACACCGCCTACGCCGACCTGCACCGCGCGGCCGCGGTGTGGAACGTGGTGGCGGCGCCGCCGTATTCGCTCACGCTCAAGAGCTGGTGCTTCCCCGTCGCGGGCTGCGTGGGCTATCGCGGCTACTACAGCGAGGAGGCGGCCAAGGCCGAGGCCGAGGCGCAGAAGCGGCAGGACCTCGAGGTCTCGGTCTACCCGGTGCCCGCGTATTCCACGCTGGGCTGGATGAACTGGGCCGGCGGCGACCCGCTGCTGTCGACCTTCATCGGCTACCCCGAGGGCGAGCTCGCGCGGCTGGTGTTCCACGAGCTCGCGCACCAGGTGCTCTACGTGGCGGGCGACACGGTGTTCAACGAGTCCTATGCGACGGCGGTCGAGCGCATCGGCGGCGCGCTGTGGCTGCAGCGCGAGGCCGGCGAGCCGGCGCGCCGCGAGTACGCGCAGTTCGATGCCCAGCGCCAGCAGTTCCGCGCGCTCGCGCTCGACACCCGGCGCGCGCTCACGCGGGTCTACGAATCGCCCGAGGCCAAGGCCGAGGACTGGAAGGCCGTGGCCGCGATGAAGCAGGCCGCGATGGACGACTTTCGCGCCCGCTACGCGGCGCTGCGCGAGGGCTGGCCCGGCCCGCGCCAGCATGCCTACGACGGCTGGGTGGCGCGCGCCAACAACGCGGCCTTCGGCGCGCAGGGCGCCTACGACGACCTGGTGCCGAATTTCGAGGCGCTGTTCGAACGCGAGGGCAGGAGCTGGCCGCGCTTTTACACTGAGGTCCGCCGCATCGGCAGACTGCCGACCATGGAGGAGCGCCGCCAGGCACTCGCCACGGCCAGCGGCATCCAGCAGACGCGGCGCGGCCGCGGCCACGACAACAACGGAGAACACGACGGTGCCTGA
- a CDS encoding amidohydrolase: protein MKLIDSLVTQAAGIAAVRRDLHAHPELCFEEVRTADVVAGKLTEWGIPIHRGLGTTGVVGIVKNGTSNRAVGLRADMDALPVTELNTFAHASKHHGKMHACGHDGHTAMLLAAAQHLAKNRNFDGTVYLIFQPAEEGGGGAREMIKEGLFEQFPMDAVFGMHNWPGMKAGQFAVSPGPVMASGNKFHVNVVGKGGHAALPQTGVDPVPIACEIVQAFQTILTRKMKPTDSAVISVTTIHAGETNNVIPDNCELSGTVRTFSLEVLDMIEARMKKICDHICAAHDATCEFRFERYYPPTINTEAEADFARRVMGGIVGPENVLKQEAAMTSEDFAFMLQAKPGAYAFIGNGDGAHRDVHHGEGPCTLHNASYDFNDDLIPLGATCWVQIAEQFLATGDAPK from the coding sequence ATGAAACTCATCGATTCGCTCGTCACGCAGGCGGCCGGCATCGCCGCCGTCCGACGTGACCTCCACGCCCACCCCGAACTCTGCTTCGAAGAAGTCCGCACCGCCGACGTGGTGGCAGGCAAGCTCACCGAATGGGGCATCCCGATCCACCGCGGCCTCGGCACGACCGGCGTGGTGGGCATCGTCAAGAACGGCACCAGCAACCGCGCGGTCGGCCTGCGCGCCGACATGGATGCGCTGCCGGTCACCGAGCTCAACACCTTCGCGCATGCGAGCAAGCACCACGGCAAGATGCACGCCTGCGGCCACGACGGCCACACCGCGATGCTGCTTGCCGCGGCGCAGCATCTGGCCAAGAACCGCAACTTCGACGGCACCGTCTACCTGATCTTCCAGCCGGCCGAGGAGGGCGGCGGCGGCGCGCGCGAGATGATCAAGGAGGGGCTGTTCGAGCAGTTCCCGATGGACGCGGTGTTCGGCATGCACAACTGGCCCGGCATGAAGGCCGGCCAGTTCGCGGTGAGCCCGGGCCCGGTGATGGCCTCGGGCAACAAGTTCCACGTCAACGTGGTGGGCAAGGGCGGCCATGCGGCGCTGCCGCAGACCGGCGTCGACCCGGTGCCGATCGCCTGCGAGATCGTGCAGGCCTTCCAGACCATCCTCACGCGCAAGATGAAGCCGACCGACTCGGCCGTGATCTCGGTCACCACCATCCATGCCGGCGAAACCAACAACGTGATCCCCGACAACTGCGAGCTGTCGGGCACGGTGCGCACCTTCTCGCTCGAGGTGCTCGACATGATCGAGGCGCGCATGAAGAAGATCTGCGACCACATCTGCGCGGCGCACGACGCCACCTGCGAGTTCCGCTTCGAGCGCTACTACCCGCCCACCATCAACACCGAGGCCGAGGCCGACTTCGCGCGCCGCGTGATGGGCGGCATCGTCGGCCCCGAGAACGTGCTCAAGCAGGAAGCCGCCATGACCTCGGAAGACTTCGCCTTCATGCTGCAGGCCAAGCCCGGCGCCTATGCCTTCATCGGCAACGGCGACGGCGCGCACCGCGACGTGCACCACGGCGAGGGCCCGTGCACGCTGCACAACGCGAGCTACGACTTCAACGACGACCTGATCCCGCTGGGCGCCACCTGCTGGGTGCAGATCGCCGAGCAGTTCCTCGCCACCGGAGACGCTCCGAAATGA
- a CDS encoding SDR family oxidoreductase, giving the protein MTITFDFSNRKALVTGASSGIGHAVTTQLARSGAAVTAVGRNAEALRELAAETGCTPLVLDVSDPQALDRAFAELPAFDLVVNCAGIALLEPALELQAHSFDAVMAVNARAAALVAARCGKAMAAAGVRGSIVNVSSQAALVALDDHLCYCASKAALDAITRSLCLELGPHGIRVNSVNPTVTLTPMAEQAWADPAKSAAAIAGIPLGRFARVEEVVAPILFLSSEGASMISGAALPVDGGYTIA; this is encoded by the coding sequence ATGACCATCACCTTCGATTTCAGTAACCGCAAAGCCCTGGTCACCGGCGCCAGCAGCGGCATCGGCCACGCCGTGACCACGCAGCTCGCACGATCGGGCGCCGCGGTCACCGCCGTGGGACGCAACGCCGAAGCCCTTCGCGAGCTGGCAGCGGAGACTGGCTGCACCCCGCTCGTGCTCGACGTGTCCGATCCGCAAGCCCTCGACCGGGCATTCGCGGAACTGCCCGCCTTCGACCTCGTCGTGAACTGCGCGGGCATCGCGCTGCTCGAACCGGCGCTCGAGTTGCAGGCCCACAGCTTCGATGCCGTCATGGCCGTCAATGCGCGTGCCGCGGCGCTGGTCGCCGCGCGCTGCGGCAAGGCGATGGCCGCGGCCGGCGTGCGCGGCAGCATCGTCAACGTCTCGAGCCAGGCCGCGCTGGTCGCGCTCGACGACCACCTCTGCTATTGCGCCTCGAAGGCCGCGCTCGACGCGATCACGCGCTCGCTGTGCCTCGAGCTCGGGCCGCACGGCATCCGCGTCAACAGCGTCAATCCCACCGTCACCCTCACGCCCATGGCCGAACAGGCCTGGGCCGATCCGGCCAAGAGCGCGGCCGCCATCGCGGGCATTCCGCTCGGGCGCTTCGCGCGCGTGGAGGAGGTGGTGGCGCCGATCCTCTTTCTCTCGAGCGAGGGCGCGTCGATGATCAGCGGCGCGGCACTGCCGGTCGATGGCGGCTACACCATTGCCTGA
- a CDS encoding molybdopterin oxidoreductase family protein — translation MALASNDTPHESPPADTATVLGACPHDCPDTCALVTTVKDGVAVKLQGNPAHSHTGGVLCTKVSRYIERNDHAERLVQPLKRVGPKGSGRFEPVSWEAALDDIAAHLRSLQADPESILPYSYAGTMGLVQGESMDRRFFHKLGASLLDRTICSMAGGEAMVHTLGGKVGMRIEFFAEAKLILIWGSNSIASNLHFWRHAQAARRAGARLVCIDPRRTETADKCDEHIALLPGTDAALALALMHELIVHDWLDHDYIAQHTLGWEQLRERALQWPPARAARVCGVPEEQIVALARAYGTTKPAAIRLNYGMQRVRGGGNAARAVACLPALVGAWRDRAGGLLLSSSGHYPVDRAALQRPELLAGRRPRTINMSTIGDALLDAAKPIQAIVVYNSNPVAVAPESAKVAAGFAREDLFTVVLEQFRTDTADYADYLLPATTQLEHWDIHCSYGHTDVLLNRPAVAPRGEARSNAWVFRELARRLGFDEPCFAESDESLCRTAFAEGSIDFAQLLAQGFTSVKLPEAPFAEGRFPTPSGRCEFHSARLAAMGMDGLPDHVPNWEPAGSSTEFPLAMISPPARNFLNSTFVNVTSLRAIEVEPLLEIHADDAAVRGIEDGALVRVFNGRGEHRCRAEVSRRARPGVVNGMGIWWRKLGMDGTNVNQLTSQRLTDIGRGPTFYDCLVEVERVAGTQAATA, via the coding sequence ATGGCCCTCGCCTCGAACGACACCCCCCACGAATCCCCGCCCGCCGACACCGCCACGGTGCTCGGCGCCTGCCCCCACGATTGCCCCGACACCTGCGCGCTCGTCACCACCGTCAAGGACGGAGTGGCGGTCAAGCTGCAGGGGAATCCGGCCCATTCGCACACGGGTGGCGTGCTCTGCACCAAGGTGTCCCGCTACATCGAACGCAACGACCATGCCGAACGGCTGGTCCAGCCCCTGAAGCGCGTCGGTCCCAAGGGCAGCGGCCGCTTCGAGCCGGTGAGCTGGGAGGCCGCGCTCGACGATATCGCCGCGCATCTTCGGTCATTGCAGGCCGATCCCGAGAGCATTCTCCCCTACAGCTATGCGGGAACCATGGGCCTGGTGCAGGGCGAGTCGATGGACCGACGCTTCTTCCACAAGCTCGGCGCCAGCCTGCTCGACCGCACCATCTGCTCGATGGCCGGCGGCGAGGCCATGGTCCACACGCTGGGCGGCAAGGTCGGCATGCGCATCGAGTTCTTCGCCGAGGCGAAGCTGATCCTGATCTGGGGCAGCAACTCGATCGCGAGCAACCTGCATTTCTGGCGCCATGCCCAGGCGGCCCGGCGCGCCGGCGCGCGGCTGGTGTGCATCGATCCGCGCCGCACCGAGACCGCCGACAAGTGCGACGAGCACATCGCGCTGCTGCCGGGCACCGACGCCGCGCTGGCATTGGCGCTGATGCACGAGCTGATCGTGCACGACTGGCTCGACCACGACTACATCGCGCAGCACACGCTGGGCTGGGAGCAGTTGCGCGAGCGCGCGCTGCAATGGCCGCCCGCGCGCGCGGCACGCGTGTGCGGCGTGCCCGAGGAACAGATCGTGGCGCTGGCCCGGGCCTACGGCACCACCAAGCCGGCCGCGATCCGCCTGAACTACGGCATGCAGCGCGTGCGCGGCGGCGGCAACGCGGCGCGCGCGGTGGCCTGCCTGCCGGCGCTGGTGGGCGCCTGGCGCGACCGCGCGGGCGGGCTGCTCTTGAGCAGCTCGGGCCATTACCCGGTCGACCGCGCCGCGCTGCAGCGGCCCGAGCTGCTGGCGGGCCGCCGGCCGCGCACCATCAACATGAGCACCATCGGCGACGCGCTGCTCGACGCCGCGAAGCCGATCCAGGCGATCGTGGTCTACAACAGCAACCCGGTGGCGGTGGCGCCCGAGTCGGCCAAGGTGGCGGCGGGCTTCGCGCGCGAGGACCTGTTCACCGTGGTGCTCGAGCAGTTCCGCACCGACACCGCCGACTACGCCGACTACCTGCTGCCGGCCACCACGCAGCTCGAGCACTGGGACATCCACTGCAGCTACGGCCACACCGACGTGCTGCTGAACCGTCCGGCCGTGGCGCCGCGCGGCGAGGCGCGCAGCAATGCCTGGGTGTTTCGCGAGCTGGCGCGCCGCCTGGGCTTCGACGAGCCCTGCTTCGCCGAGAGCGACGAGTCGCTGTGCCGCACCGCCTTCGCCGAGGGGAGCATCGATTTCGCGCAGCTGCTGGCGCAGGGCTTCACCAGCGTGAAGCTGCCCGAGGCGCCGTTCGCCGAGGGCCGCTTCCCCACGCCCTCGGGCCGCTGCGAGTTCCACAGCGCGCGCCTGGCGGCCATGGGCATGGACGGCCTGCCCGACCACGTGCCCAACTGGGAGCCGGCGGGCAGCTCCACCGAATTCCCGCTCGCGATGATCTCGCCGCCGGCGCGCAACTTCCTCAACTCGACCTTCGTCAACGTGACCAGCCTGCGCGCGATCGAGGTCGAGCCGCTGCTCGAGATCCACGCCGACGACGCGGCCGTGCGCGGCATCGAGGACGGCGCGCTGGTGCGCGTGTTCAACGGCCGCGGCGAGCACCGCTGCCGCGCCGAGGTCTCGCGCCGCGCGCGCCCCGGCGTGGTCAACGGCATGGGCATCTGGTGGCGCAAGCTCGGCATGGACGGCACCAACGTCAACCAGCTCACGAGCCAGCGCCTGACCGACATCGGCCGCGGGCCGACCTTCTACGACTGCCTGGTCGAGGTCGAGCGCGTGGCCGGCACGCAGGCGGCGACGGCGTGA
- a CDS encoding alcohol dehydrogenase catalytic domain-containing protein: MSYQKLQPGTSGAISQLASMQAVVCHGPKDYRLETVEVPAIGANELLISIAACGICASDCKCHSGAKMFWGGDGQPSWVKAPVIPGHEFFGYVEALGEGAAEHFGVGKGDRVIAEQIVPCGKCRFCTSGKYWMCEVHNIFGFQRIVADGGMADYMRLPPTARVHRIPDGIPLEDAAIIEPLSCAIHTVNRGDIQLDDVVVIAGAGPLGLMMTQVAALKTPRQLIVIDLVPERLALAKQYGADVVINPKTENADAIVKGLTEGYGCDVYIETTGAPIGVTQGLEMIRKLGRFVEFSVFGAETSADWSIIGDRKELDVRGAHLGPYCYPIAIDLLARGLVTSKGIVTHDFPLTEWERAFALANSLDSIKVLLKPQPRTAP, translated from the coding sequence ATGAGCTACCAGAAACTCCAGCCCGGTACGTCGGGCGCCATCTCGCAACTCGCTTCCATGCAGGCCGTCGTCTGCCACGGCCCCAAGGACTACCGCCTCGAGACCGTCGAGGTGCCCGCCATCGGCGCCAACGAACTGCTGATCTCGATCGCGGCCTGCGGCATCTGCGCTTCCGACTGCAAGTGCCACTCGGGCGCGAAGATGTTCTGGGGCGGCGATGGCCAGCCCTCGTGGGTCAAGGCGCCGGTGATCCCGGGCCACGAGTTCTTCGGCTACGTCGAGGCGCTCGGCGAAGGCGCGGCCGAGCACTTCGGCGTCGGCAAGGGCGACCGCGTGATCGCCGAGCAGATCGTGCCCTGCGGCAAGTGCCGCTTCTGCACCTCGGGCAAGTACTGGATGTGCGAGGTGCACAACATCTTCGGCTTCCAGCGCATCGTGGCCGACGGCGGCATGGCCGACTACATGCGGCTGCCGCCGACCGCGCGCGTGCACAGGATCCCCGACGGCATCCCGCTCGAGGACGCGGCCATCATCGAGCCGCTGTCGTGCGCGATCCATACCGTGAACCGCGGCGACATCCAGCTCGACGACGTGGTGGTGATCGCGGGCGCCGGTCCGCTCGGCCTGATGATGACGCAGGTGGCGGCGCTCAAGACGCCCAGGCAGCTGATCGTGATCGACCTCGTGCCCGAGCGCCTCGCGCTCGCGAAGCAGTACGGCGCCGACGTCGTGATCAACCCGAAGACCGAGAACGCCGACGCCATCGTCAAGGGCCTGACGGAAGGCTATGGCTGCGACGTCTACATCGAGACCACCGGCGCGCCGATCGGCGTGACGCAGGGCCTGGAGATGATCCGCAAGCTCGGCCGCTTCGTCGAGTTCAGCGTCTTCGGCGCGGAGACCAGCGCCGACTGGTCGATCATCGGCGACCGCAAGGAACTCGACGTGCGCGGCGCCCACCTCGGCCCCTACTGCTACCCGATCGCCATCGACCTGCTGGCGCGCGGGCTTGTGACCTCGAAAGGCATCGTCACGCACGACTTCCCGTTGACCGAATGGGAGCGCGCCTTCGCGCTCGCCAACTCGCTCGACTCGATCAAGGTGCTTCTCAAGCCACAGCCGCGGACGGCCCCATGA
- a CDS encoding ABC transporter substrate-binding protein, whose product MIHRRHFSIAAGAAALGGFAAVARAQGDGPIVLGQSAPFTGPAAQLGIQFHQGAKVFLDAYNAQSGRRAVQIKTLDDGYEPDRCAANTQKLIDEDVFALFGYIGTPTSLAALPLAVKDKVPFVAPFTGAMALREPFHKNVFHLRASYNDETALMVRQLTHLGLKKIAVFHQNDAYGKAGLDGVTLALSEQQLKPIAQATVERNSVEVAPAVKTLLAARPDAVVQVGAYKACAAFIREARKAGFGGTFFNLSFVGTQALSDELGKEAAGVLVTQVVPSPYSQANAIAREFTEAVRKAGNGASANFSSLEGYLAAKLLVEGLRKAPGKLSREGLITGLESIDRLQLGGFEVSFSAKNHVGSKFVELSMLTGDGKVRT is encoded by the coding sequence ATGATCCATCGCAGACATTTCTCGATCGCGGCCGGTGCCGCCGCGCTCGGCGGTTTCGCCGCCGTCGCCCGGGCCCAGGGCGACGGACCGATCGTGCTCGGCCAGTCGGCGCCGTTCACCGGCCCGGCAGCGCAGCTGGGCATCCAGTTCCACCAGGGCGCGAAGGTGTTCCTCGACGCCTACAACGCCCAGTCCGGCCGCCGCGCGGTGCAGATCAAGACGCTCGACGACGGCTACGAGCCCGATCGCTGCGCGGCCAACACGCAGAAGCTGATCGACGAGGACGTGTTCGCGCTGTTCGGCTACATCGGCACGCCCACCAGCCTGGCGGCGCTGCCGCTGGCGGTGAAGGACAAGGTGCCGTTCGTGGCGCCCTTCACCGGCGCGATGGCGCTGCGCGAGCCCTTCCACAAGAACGTGTTCCACCTGCGCGCCTCGTACAACGACGAGACCGCGCTGATGGTCAGGCAACTCACGCACCTGGGCCTGAAGAAGATCGCGGTGTTCCACCAGAACGACGCCTACGGCAAGGCCGGCCTCGACGGCGTGACGCTGGCGCTTTCCGAGCAGCAGCTCAAGCCGATCGCGCAGGCCACGGTGGAACGCAATTCGGTCGAGGTGGCGCCGGCCGTGAAGACGCTGCTGGCCGCGCGGCCCGACGCGGTGGTCCAGGTCGGCGCCTACAAGGCCTGCGCGGCCTTCATCCGCGAGGCGCGCAAGGCCGGCTTCGGCGGCACCTTCTTCAACCTCTCGTTCGTCGGCACCCAGGCGCTGTCGGACGAGCTCGGCAAGGAGGCCGCGGGCGTGCTCGTGACCCAGGTCGTGCCCTCGCCCTACAGCCAGGCCAACGCGATCGCGCGCGAGTTCACCGAGGCGGTGCGCAAGGCCGGCAACGGTGCCAGTGCCAATTTCTCGAGCCTCGAGGGCTATCTCGCGGCCAAGCTGCTGGTCGAGGGCCTGCGCAAGGCGCCCGGCAAGCTGTCGCGCGAGGGACTGATCACCGGCCTCGAGAGCATCGACCGGCTGCAGCTCGGCGGCTTCGAGGTCTCGTTCTCGGCGAAGAACCACGTGGGCTCGAAGTTCGTCGAGCTCTCGATGCTCACGGGCGACGGCAAGGTGCGGACCTGA